From Caretta caretta isolate rCarCar2 chromosome 3, rCarCar1.hap1, whole genome shotgun sequence, a single genomic window includes:
- the LOC125634460 gene encoding E3 SUMO-protein ligase ZBED1-like: MEQSSKRSGLLNGRFIFKKFSDGSLDKRTVICSYCKAEFQYHRSTSSLQYHLRAKHAFASSSCATDNPPTANESIQPQQSTLAEFQDRYKPMDQTKYNTLTNAIAKWIAMDCRPLNIVNDRGLRDVIQIASSNQLYTLPSEGTIASRIHDLYNNEKTTKLELLKNALAVALTGDHWTSLSNHSYLGVTAHLIDASWTLQSFALTVMHTEERHAESCAECFLDVAKEWNIQEKVTTISTDSAHNMIAADNCLPFEHMTCIAHSLQRSITVALSDGGFENILEKCRKLVGHFKHSPINSTELGIQQAAKGQKQEPLVQDISSRWNSTLGMVQHLLCNKAAITATLALQKQKLSVPTSKDFEKLQKLETLLEPCRFVTELLGGELYVSCSVVLPAFCHIFSVMEVSDDDPEYVIQFKNAFTADLIKHKEGTNMRFLKIATALDPRFKHLKCLPKSERDEVWNMLSEVLKEQHSNAETTEPEPPKKKINLPLVADDENEHASVCTALDRYRAEPVISMKTCPLEWWSKHEGAYEHLAYLARKYLATPATAVPCERLFSLSGDIVNKKWAALSPVNVNKLVCLSDWLNKK, translated from the coding sequence ATGGAGCAAAGCAGCAAAAGATCAGGTCTTTTGAATgggaggtttatttttaaaaaattttcagaTGGTTCTCTGGATAAAAGAACAGTTATCTGTAGCTATTGCAAGGCTGAGTTCCAATACCATCGAAGTACTTCAAGTCTGCAGTATCACCTACGTGCTAAACATGCTTTTGCCTCCAGTTCTTGTGCTACAGATAACCCACCAACAGCAAATGAATCCATCCAGCCGCAACAGAGTACGCTTGCAGAGTTTCAGGATCGCTACAAGCCCATGGATCAAACAAAGTACAACACCTTAACCAATGCTATTGCAAAGTGGATAGCTATGGACTGCAGACCACTCAACATTGTAAATGACAGAGGGCTAAGAGATGTTATTCAAATTGCATCTTCCAATCAGTTATACACCTTGCCCTCTGAAGGAACCATTGCATCACGAATACATGATCTATATAACAACGAGAAGACTACCAAGttggagcttttgaaaaatgcACTAGCTGTTGCTTTGACTGGTGATCACTGGACATCCTTGAGCAATCACAGCTATCTTGGAGTCACAGCACACCTGATTGATGCTTCATGGACACTGCAGTCATTTGCTTTAACAGTAATGCATACTGAAGAGAGACATGCTGAATCATGTGCAGAGTGTTTCTTGGATGTTGCAAAAGAATGGAATATTCAGGAAAAAGTAACAACAATTAGTACTGACAGTGCACATAATATGATAGCAGCAGACAACTGTTTGCCTTTTGAACACATGACATGTATCGCTCACAGTCTGCAACGATCCATTACAGTCGCGCTCAGTGATGGTGGTTTTGAAAACATACtggaaaaatgtagaaaacttgTGGGCCATTTCAAACACAGTCCAATAAACAGTACAGAGCTAGGAATACAACAAGCTGCAAAGGGACAGAAACAAGAACCTCTTGTTCAAGATATTTCATCCAGATGGAACTCCACATTGGGTATGGTTCAGCACCTGCTTTGCAATAAAGCTGCTATCACAGCCACATTAGCTCTTCAAAAGCAAAAACTATCAGTGCCAACAAGTAAGGATTTCGAAAAACTGCAAAAGCTAGAAACACTACTTGAGCCCTGCAggtttgtgactgaactccttgggggagaattgtatgtctcctgctctgtggttctacccgcattctgccatatatttagtGTTATGGAAGTCTCAGATGACGACCCAGAATATGTTATTCagtttaagaacgctttcactgcagatctgataaaacacaaagaaggtaccaatatgagatttctaaagatagctacagcacttgacccaaggtttaagcatctgaagtgccttccaaaatctgaaagggatgaggtttggaacatgctgtcagaagtcttaaaagagcaacactccaatgcggaaactacagaacctgaaccaccaaaaaagaaaatcaaccttccatTGGTggcagatgatgaaaatgagcatgcatcagtctgcactgctttggatcgttatcgagcagaacctgtcatcagcatgaaaacatgtcctctggaatggtggtcgaagcatgaaggggcatacgaacatttagcatatttggcacgtaaataccttgcaacgccggctacagcagtgccatgtgaacgcctgttctcactttcaggtgacattgtaaataagaagtgggcagcattatcacccgtaaatgtaaacaaacttgtttgtcttagcgattggctgaacaagaagtag